The Pecten maximus chromosome 14, xPecMax1.1, whole genome shotgun sequence genome includes a region encoding these proteins:
- the LOC117341727 gene encoding uncharacterized protein LOC117341727 — protein MAASHNGKYYAKKIRLSDSKGSKTLTELFKPKTPTQTALSEPIVHASSLPIVETKPARSVSPPPSVAEPDTDIAIGRLQGKPKSDRRLFNIYTSKPSDNLSPFTEKGATLGEHPTERLMKHEKSAAHEKATKVQTETRVKVISDKKYIVTLLQNQKTQAETKKRELNRSVIGKLFECLYFITRRKWAQAQYENFVRFVARLGVEQLQTHLEISPTYATYISSTTATKMINILGEYLERKVLSSIQDAPCYALLADESTDESNKTQMAIFCRWQGKGLPTEDASFRDHYIGIIELKKTDSSTLMDSIRIFLNGKGIEIQKCLYTAFDGTNSMSGCRTGLQKRFRHHSPHALYINCRNHRLALCIKHLMKTFPSLIDVDEALLCIWKLFKFSPQRFAVFQEVQAAYGQEKLIVNRAATIRWLSHWKACIRFIDRYEPILDALDALDAIYEARKEPEVAGLRMCVTQKKLVGMICGLCDILKPLNTLSLYLQVKRAVTELQALRDLFLDNPANQPDLYVNKLQDILDIIDDRTLLQLRLRRHVQDLNTQDFLRETLVPLIDGLVVELLDAFHLHPVFDAFRMSFSVSMMPLEGQALELQDHGKGGIDRIADHYSQPGRDVFDGDVSVCPPVVDPPNMKAEYTGFKQQLKILKRSGVHITDMSMKEVFNLLEEDAFLKGAYPELYKLLYMVNCIPASTASVERAFSVLRLIKNKHRNRLTQTTLDSLMKINFEGPEHLSAEDLGSLILLFKNKKDRQIPL, from the exons CACTTCCGATTGTCGAGACAAAGCCTGCTAGGTCGGTATCTCCGCCACCTTCAGTCGCCGAGCCGGACACCGACATAGCCATAGGTCGACTTCAAGGAAAACCAAAATCCGATCGACGCCTTTTCAACATCTATACCTCGAAG CCTAGTGACAATCTTAGCCCATTTACGGAAAAGGGGGCAACATTAGGAGAACACCCAACAGAGAGACTGATGAAGCATGAGAAAAGTGCCGCCCATGAAAAAGCTACAAAAGTGCAGACGGAAACGAGGGTGAAAGTaatttcagataaaaaatatattgtaactCTTCTGCAAAATCAGAAAACACAAGCTGAAACAAAGAAAAGAGAGTTAAATCGATCTGTCATCGGCAAATTATTTGAGTGTCTTTATTTTATTACAAGGAGGAAGTGGGCCCAAGCCCAGTATGAAAACTTTGTAAGATTTGTTGCCAGATTGGGCGTTGAACAACTGCAAACCCACTTAGAAATTTCCCCAACATATGCCACTTACATTTCATCAACTACAGCAACAAAAATGATCAATATCCTAGGCGAGTATCTAGAAAGAAAAGTGTTGTCCTCCATTCAAGACGCACCTTGCTACGCCTTGTTGGCCGATGAAAGTACAGATGAGTCCAACAAAACCCAGATGGCAATATTCTGCAGGTGGCAGGGTAAAGGTTTGCCTACAGAAGATGCTTCATTCAGAGATCACTATATTGGTATTATTGAACTTAAAAAGACCGACAGCAGCACTCTGATGGACAGCATCAGAATATTTCTGAATGGGAAAGGAATTGAGATTCAAAAGTGTCTGTACACAGCATTTGATGGAACTAATTCCATGAGTGGATGCAGAACAG GTTTACAAAAGAGATTCAGACATCACTCGCCACATGCATTGTACATCAATTGCAGAAACCACAGACTGGCCCTTTGTATCAAACACTTGATGAAAACATTTCCCAGTCTCATTGATGTTGATGAAGCACTCCTATGTATTTGGAAACTTTTCAAGTTCTCCCCACAGAGATTTGCTGTCTTTCAAGAGGTCCAAGCTGCATATGGACAGGAGAAACTGATCGTCAACAGGGCAGCAACTATAAG ATGGTTATCACACTGGAAAGCTTGCATTAGATTCATCGACAGATACGAACCCATACTGGATGCACTGGATGCACTGGATGCGATATATGAAGCACGAAAGGAACCAGAAGTGGCAGGACTTCGAATGTGTGTCACACAAAAGAAGCTGGTTGGAATGATATGTGGTCTCTGCGACATCTTGAAACCACTAAATACTTTGTCATTGTACCTgcaag tgAAGAGAGCTGTTACAGAACTGCAAGCACTTAGAGATTTATTTCTTGACAACCCTGCGAACCAACCAGATCTGTATGTGAACAAGCTGCAGGACATTCTAGATATCATAGATGACAGGACTCTCCTCCAGCTTCGTCTGAGACGACATGTTCAGGACCTCAATACTCAAGATTTCTTGAGAGAGACATTAGTTCCACTTATTGATGGACTGGTTGTTGAGCTACTTGATGCCTTTCATTTGCACCCAGTTTTTGATGCATTCAGGATGAGCTTCAGTGTTTCCATGATGCCCTTAGAAGGACAGGCACTTGAGTTGCAGGACCACGGAAAG GGTGGTATCGACAGAATAGCAGATCATTATAGCCAGCCAGGTCGAGATGTGTTTGACGGAGATGTTAGTGTGTGTCCTCCTGTGGTTGACCCTCCGAATATGAAAGCAGAGTATACTGGCTTCAAACAACAATTGAAGATTCTCAAAAG ATCTGGAGTTCATATCACAGATATGTCCATGAAGGAAGTCTTCAATCTTTTGGAGGAGGATGCTTTTCTGAAAGGAGCGTATCCTGAATTATACAAACTTTTGTATATGGTAAATTGTATCCCGGCATCCACTGCATCTGTGGAGAGGGCCTTCAGTGTGTTGAGACTCATTAAAAACAAGCACAGGAACCGTCTTACCCAGACAACACTTGATTCTTTGATGAAAATTAACTTTGAGGGACCAGAACACTTGTCCGCAGAGGACCTCGGATCTCTGATCCTCttgttcaaaaacaaaaaagacagaCAGATACCCTTGTGA